One Glycine max cultivar Williams 82 chromosome 6, Glycine_max_v4.0, whole genome shotgun sequence DNA segment encodes these proteins:
- the LOC100777104 gene encoding ankyrin repeat-containing protein BDA1, with protein MSSDALKVAAEGNNIDGLYQEIQQDPRILESIDSIPFVETPLHVAATLGHFEFATEIMTLKPSFAQKLNPEGFTPIHLALQCNHDEMVLRLVEMNKDLVRVKGREGFTPLHLASQENKTELLHKFLKACPDSIEDVTARSETALHIAVKHGHYEILQVLFRWLKRNSRKDSLKFIRTMLNWKDQKGNTVVHVAALNDHIEAVSLLLTMVDLDAKNSEGKTASDIASSDHMKSILIKDLGFFESLALLRNKFRNFFLRFRRYMTEEERNAYLVVAALIATATYQAALSPPGGLYPSDVGTNNNTSHVVASTHSINDKSSIPKDGNSIMSATEFSLFSVANTCSFMSSTFAIILLLPMTNVMWILLYSPPFFLQLSFFIAMMVISPTPLNVYVVTIFLAVYMLLFYSFLPFTYYKLLE; from the exons ATGAGTTCTGACGCGTTGAAAGTTGCTGCCGAAGGGAATAACATAGACGGTCTCTACCAAGAGATTCAGCAGGATCCACGTATTTTGGAGTCCATAGATTCAATCCCATTTGTTGAAACTCCTTTGCATGTTGCTGCAACTCTTGGTCATTTTGAGTTTGCTACTGAGATCATGACACTGAAACCTTCATTTGCTCAGAAACTAAATCCAGAAGGCTTCACTCCCATCCACCTTGCTTTACAATGCAACCATGACGAAATGGTCCTTCGCCTTGTAGAAATGAACAAAGATCTCGTCCGAGTCAAAGGGAGGGAAGGCTTCACTCCGCTACATTTGGCAagtcaagaaaataaaactgaGCTTTTGCATAAGTTCCTCAAGGCTTGTCCAGATTCCATTGAAGATGTGACTGCTAGAAGTGAGACTGCACTGCATATTGCAGTGAAACATGGACACTATGAGATACTTCAAGTCCTATTTCGGTGGCTCAAGAGAAATTCCCGAAAAGATTCTCTAAAGTTCATAAGAACAATGTTGAactggaaggatcaaaaaggcAATACCGTTGTGCACGTTGCAGCACTCAACGATCACATAGAG GCAGTGTCATTATTGTTAACTATGGTGGATTTAGATGCCAAGAATTCAGAAGGCAAAACAGCATCAGACATTGCAAGCAGCGACCATATGAAGAGCATATTAATCAAGGACCTTGGGTTTTTTGAGTCCTTGGCCTTGTTACGAAATaaatttaggaatttttttcTCAGGTTTAGACGGTATATGACAGAAGAGGAACGCAACGCATATTTGGTAGTTGCCGCTCTTATTGCGACCGCCACTTATCAAGCAGCCCTGAGTCCCCCTGGTGGATTATATCCATCTGATGTTGGGACTAATAATAATACTAGTCATGTGGTGGCCTCTACTCATTCCATAAATGACAAATCTTCAATTCCAAAAGACGGGAACTCAATCATGTCTGCAACAGAGTTTAGTTTGTTTTCGGTCGCTAATACGTGTTCCTTTATGTCATCAACTTTCGCAATTATCCTTCTATTGCCGATGACGAATGTTATGTGGATTCTACTATATTCGCCGCCGTTCTTCCTTCAGCTTAGCTTCTTTATCGCTATGATGGTGATATCTCCCACCCCTCTTAACGTATACGTGGTTACGATTTTTTTGGCAGTATATATGTtgctcttttattcttttttaccaTTTACGTATTATAAACTTCTTGAATAA